From Crassaminicella indica, one genomic window encodes:
- the ytxC gene encoding putative sporulation protein YtxC encodes MTLLTLILNAGWEDICNRLNRETDFFLKDGIVIDRNIEKVGKEIYITYSVKELNTKKYTADDFKYIFKYYMANIFSEIIINNIEERLAYKILSSQYFYFGLQERKAILKHFNNIQKDEMYQYEEGVLCTISKKAKIVQQMMNYFMENDAIHMEGFIRFRLRSYTEELENNIDRAVEDFIMEKEYNEFIRLLRYFVDIQEAKIDTVHVLMSENGNYHLYDSKNRMINNEYLEDLALEMADKDISCDDLLISSLITLAPKKVGIHFSANGPRKEIVETIQKVFSDRVYICSGCNLCGSVKNIKQE; translated from the coding sequence ATGACTTTGTTGACATTGATACTTAATGCAGGTTGGGAGGATATTTGCAATCGATTGAATCGTGAAACTGATTTTTTTTTAAAAGATGGAATTGTAATAGATAGAAATATTGAAAAGGTCGGAAAAGAAATATATATCACCTATTCTGTAAAAGAATTGAATACAAAGAAATATACAGCAGATGATTTTAAATATATCTTTAAATACTATATGGCAAATATTTTTTCAGAGATAATTATTAATAATATTGAGGAAAGATTAGCTTATAAGATTTTATCTAGCCAGTATTTTTATTTTGGATTACAGGAAAGGAAGGCTATACTCAAACATTTTAATAATATACAAAAAGATGAAATGTATCAATATGAAGAGGGCGTGCTCTGTACGATAAGTAAAAAGGCAAAAATAGTGCAGCAAATGATGAATTATTTTATGGAAAACGATGCAATCCATATGGAAGGCTTTATTCGGTTTAGATTAAGAAGCTATACAGAGGAATTGGAAAACAATATAGATAGAGCAGTGGAAGATTTTATCATGGAAAAGGAATATAATGAATTTATAAGACTATTAAGATATTTTGTAGATATTCAAGAAGCTAAAATAGATACTGTACATGTACTTATGTCCGAAAATGGAAATTATCATCTTTATGATAGTAAAAATAGAATGATCAATAATGAATATCTTGAAGATTTAGCACTGGAGATGGCAGATAAAGATATAAGCTGTGATGATTTATTGATTAGCTCATTAATTACATTAGCACCTAAAAAAGTTGGTATTCATTTTTCTGCAAATGGACCTAGAAAGGAAATTGTAGAAACTATCCAAAAGGTTTTTTCAGATAGAGTATATATTTGTAGTGGTTGTAATTTATGTGGGTCTGTAAAAAATATTAAACAAGAGTAG
- the thrS gene encoding threonine--tRNA ligase: MEQIKITLKDGSEKVCKKGITVIEIAKEISGRLAKEAVAGEVDGKTVDLTYSIMKDSQVNILKFDDEKGKEVFRHTSSHILAQAVKRLFPNTKLAIGPAIENGFYYDFDSDHRFTESDLEKIEKEMKKIVSENLELERFELPRDEAIKYMKEREENYKVELIEDLPEDAVISFYKQGDFVDLCAGPHLISTKPVKAIKLLSVAGAYWRGDEKREMLQRIYGTSFPKQKLLEEYIHRLEEAKKRDHRKIGKELKLFTILEEGPGFPFFLPKGTQLKNTLMEYWREVHRKWGYVEVETPIILNRKLWETSGHWYHYKENMYTVKIDEEDYAIKPMNCPGGMLVYKTDMHSYRDFPIRMGEVGRVHRHELSGALHGLMRVRAFTQDDAHIFMLPEQIKDEIKGVAKLIDEVYTRFGFKYKVELSTRPEDSMGSDEEWEMAESALKAALEELGLEYKLNEGDGAFYGPKIDFHLEDCIGRTWQCGTIQLDFQLPQRFDLTYIGKDGEKHRPVVIHRVAFGSIERFIGILIEHFAGKFPTWLAPVQVKVLPIADKFMDYAQKIVEMMKEKGIRVEIDDRNEKIGYKIREAQLEKVPYMIIIGEKEQTSNTISVRSRDEGELGSQEIQSFIKRVEDEIKNRKL; this comes from the coding sequence TTGGAACAAATAAAAATAACTTTAAAAGATGGTTCAGAAAAAGTATGTAAAAAAGGAATAACAGTTATTGAAATTGCAAAAGAAATTAGTGGAAGACTTGCGAAAGAAGCAGTAGCAGGAGAGGTAGATGGTAAAACTGTAGATTTAACATATTCTATTATGAAAGATAGTCAAGTAAATATTTTAAAATTTGATGATGAAAAAGGAAAAGAGGTTTTTAGACATACAAGCTCTCATATTTTAGCACAGGCAGTAAAAAGATTATTTCCTAATACAAAGCTTGCAATAGGACCTGCTATTGAAAATGGGTTTTATTATGATTTCGATTCAGACCATAGATTTACAGAAAGCGATCTAGAAAAAATAGAAAAGGAAATGAAAAAAATAGTTAGTGAAAATTTAGAATTAGAAAGATTTGAATTACCTCGTGATGAAGCTATAAAATACATGAAAGAAAGAGAAGAAAATTATAAAGTAGAATTGATTGAAGATTTACCAGAGGATGCAGTAATTTCTTTTTATAAGCAAGGAGACTTTGTAGACCTTTGTGCAGGACCTCATCTAATTAGTACAAAACCAGTAAAAGCAATAAAATTATTAAGTGTTGCTGGTGCGTATTGGCGTGGAGATGAAAAAAGAGAAATGCTTCAAAGAATTTATGGGACATCTTTCCCAAAACAAAAATTATTAGAAGAATATATTCATAGATTGGAAGAAGCAAAGAAAAGAGATCATAGAAAAATAGGAAAAGAATTAAAATTGTTTACAATTCTTGAAGAAGGACCAGGTTTTCCATTTTTCTTACCAAAGGGAACACAGCTTAAAAATACTTTGATGGAATATTGGAGAGAAGTTCATAGAAAATGGGGATATGTTGAAGTAGAAACACCAATTATATTAAATAGAAAGTTGTGGGAGACTTCTGGACATTGGTACCATTATAAGGAAAATATGTATACAGTAAAAATTGATGAAGAAGATTATGCAATAAAGCCTATGAATTGTCCAGGAGGAATGCTTGTATATAAAACAGATATGCACTCTTATAGAGATTTTCCTATTAGAATGGGTGAAGTAGGAAGAGTTCATAGACATGAATTATCTGGTGCACTTCATGGTTTAATGAGGGTTAGAGCTTTTACACAAGATGATGCGCATATTTTTATGCTTCCAGAACAGATTAAAGATGAAATCAAAGGAGTAGCAAAATTAATAGATGAAGTTTACACTAGATTTGGATTTAAATATAAAGTAGAGTTATCTACAAGACCAGAAGATTCAATGGGTTCTGATGAAGAATGGGAAATGGCAGAATCTGCATTAAAGGCTGCATTAGAAGAATTAGGATTAGAATATAAGTTAAATGAAGGAGATGGTGCATTTTATGGACCAAAGATAGATTTTCACCTAGAGGATTGCATTGGTAGAACATGGCAGTGCGGTACTATTCAGCTTGATTTCCAATTGCCGCAAAGATTTGATTTAACTTATATTGGGAAAGATGGAGAAAAACATAGACCTGTAGTGATTCATAGAGTTGCTTTTGGTAGCATTGAAAGATTTATAGGGATATTAATAGAGCATTTTGCTGGAAAATTTCCAACATGGTTAGCACCAGTACAAGTAAAGGTACTTCCTATTGCTGATAAATTTATGGATTATGCACAAAAGATTGTAGAGATGATGAAGGAAAAGGGTATACGTGTTGAAATAGATGATAGAAATGAGAAAATTGGATATAAAATTCGCGAAGCTCAATTAGAAAAAGTTCCATATATGATTATTATTGGAGAAAAAGAACAAACATCAAATACTATATCTGTTCGTTCAAGAGATGAAGGAGAACTTGGTAGTCAAGAAATTCAAAGCTTTATTAAAAGAGTTGAAGATGAAATTAAAAACAGAAAATTATAA
- a CDS encoding DUF3798 domain-containing protein has product MLKRSISILMVLLMLVGLAACGQEPVSEEPVSASDENWKIGIMTGTVSQNEEEYRAAQEVVKKYGEEHVILMTYPDKFMDEQETTIANVESMASDPAVKAIIIVQAVPGTSAAIDKAKEIRDDILFICGVPGEDPKMIASKADVVFAMDELSMGSTLPEQAKKQGATKFVHYSFPRHMSYALLSARRDLLKENCEKLGLEFIDATAPDPTGDAGVSGAQQFILEDVPRKVEQYGKDTAFFSTNCSMQVPLIKACLDEGAIYPQPCCPSPYHGFPSALGIEIPEDKKGDIDFVVSQIKEKIAEKGGTGRFSTWRVPCAMMFVEAGAEYAKAYIDGETNGKLDVEKINEKFKEYAKTDVHLTPLKEGGKTYDNYLMVLMDFLNF; this is encoded by the coding sequence ATGTTAAAAAGAAGCATATCAATTTTAATGGTTTTATTGATGTTAGTAGGTCTTGCAGCTTGCGGTCAGGAACCAGTATCAGAAGAACCAGTATCAGCATCTGATGAAAATTGGAAAATTGGGATTATGACAGGTACTGTTTCTCAAAACGAAGAAGAGTATAGAGCTGCTCAAGAAGTAGTTAAAAAATATGGAGAAGAGCATGTGATTTTAATGACTTATCCAGATAAATTTATGGATGAGCAAGAAACAACAATCGCAAATGTTGAAAGTATGGCTTCAGATCCAGCTGTTAAGGCTATAATTATTGTGCAAGCTGTTCCTGGAACTTCAGCAGCTATTGATAAAGCAAAAGAAATAAGAGATGATATATTGTTTATATGTGGTGTTCCAGGAGAGGATCCAAAGATGATTGCATCTAAAGCAGATGTTGTATTTGCAATGGATGAGTTATCTATGGGAAGTACCCTACCTGAGCAGGCTAAAAAACAAGGGGCTACTAAATTTGTTCATTATTCATTCCCAAGACATATGTCTTATGCACTTCTTTCTGCTAGACGAGATTTATTAAAAGAAAATTGTGAGAAGCTTGGTCTTGAGTTTATAGATGCAACTGCTCCAGATCCAACAGGTGATGCAGGTGTATCAGGGGCTCAGCAATTTATCTTAGAAGATGTTCCAAGAAAAGTTGAACAATATGGAAAAGATACAGCATTTTTCAGTACAAACTGTTCTATGCAAGTACCTCTTATTAAAGCTTGTTTAGATGAAGGAGCGATTTATCCTCAACCTTGTTGTCCTTCTCCATATCACGGATTCCCTTCTGCATTGGGAATTGAAATTCCTGAAGATAAAAAAGGTGATATTGATTTTGTAGTAAGTCAAATCAAAGAAAAAATAGCAGAAAAGGGTGGTACAGGAAGATTTTCTACTTGGCGAGTACCTTGTGCTATGATGTTTGTTGAAGCAGGAGCTGAATATGCAAAAGCTTATATTGATGGAGAAACAAATGGAAAATTAGATGTGGAAAAAATTAATGAAAAGTTCAAAGAATATGCAAAAACAGATGTACATTTAACACCACTAAAAGAGGGTGGAAAGACTTATGATAACTATTTAATGGTACTGATGGATTTCCTAAACTTTTAA
- a CDS encoding M24 family metallopeptidase — translation MKINRLEKILDSMRKSNIPQLIISDPASIFYLTGKWIHPGERMLALYISIEGKYKLFINELFPVSEDLGVEKIWFSDTDDCVKILSESISRNKPIGIDKNWPARFLIELMKKDVASSYVNGSFVVDKARMIKDKEEIELMKNASRLNDMAMEKLLDLVVDAHSEKKLGELLLSIYEELGAHGFSFEPIIGYGKNAANPHHSSGDATPKEGDSIILDIGCVKDSYCSDMTRTVFFRSVKEKSKEIYKIVLEANKRAIETVKPGVRFCDIDFAARDFIESKGYGKYFTHRTGHSIGIEVHDFGDVSSINTDIVKPGMIFSIEPGIYLPGDVGVRIEDLVLVTKDGCEVLNKVDKDLKVII, via the coding sequence TTGAAAATTAATAGATTAGAAAAGATACTTGATTCAATGAGGAAATCAAACATACCTCAGCTTATAATTTCAGATCCAGCTTCAATATTTTATCTAACAGGGAAGTGGATTCATCCAGGAGAAAGGATGCTAGCTCTTTATATAAGTATTGAAGGAAAGTATAAGCTTTTTATAAACGAGCTTTTTCCTGTAAGTGAGGATTTAGGAGTTGAAAAGATATGGTTTAGTGATACTGATGATTGTGTAAAGATACTTTCTGAAAGCATATCTAGGAATAAGCCTATTGGAATAGACAAAAACTGGCCTGCTAGATTTTTGATAGAGCTTATGAAAAAAGACGTAGCAAGCTCGTATGTTAATGGATCATTTGTTGTTGATAAGGCAAGGATGATAAAGGATAAAGAAGAAATAGAGCTTATGAAAAATGCTTCAAGGCTTAATGATATGGCTATGGAAAAGCTGCTAGATTTAGTAGTAGATGCTCATAGTGAGAAAAAGCTAGGTGAACTACTTCTTTCAATATATGAAGAACTTGGGGCACATGGCTTTTCGTTTGAGCCTATTATAGGATATGGGAAAAATGCAGCAAATCCACATCACTCATCAGGAGATGCGACTCCAAAAGAAGGAGATAGTATAATACTTGATATAGGATGTGTAAAGGATTCGTACTGCTCAGATATGACTAGAACTGTATTTTTTAGGAGTGTTAAAGAAAAGTCAAAAGAGATTTACAAAATAGTACTTGAGGCTAACAAAAGGGCAATAGAAACTGTTAAGCCAGGAGTAAGATTTTGTGATATAGATTTTGCTGCAAGAGATTTTATAGAGTCAAAGGGTTATGGCAAATACTTTACTCATAGAACAGGTCACTCTATAGGAATAGAGGTTCATGACTTTGGCGATGTATCTTCAATAAATACTGATATAGTAAAGCCTGGAATGATATTCTCAATAGAGCCAGGTATATATCTTCCTGGAGATGTTGGAGTGAGAATAGAAGATCTTGTGCTAGTGACAAAAGATGGTTGCGAGGTTCTTAATAAGGTTGATAAGGATTTAAAAGTAATAATATAA
- the ftsH gene encoding ATP-dependent zinc metalloprotease FtsH → MHIPSAYRFVLILFCLSLLIGYVRLDKSAQLEPVHIKMDRDDKQNKNINKPSIRFNDVAGLDEVKEELFEIIDFIKHPTKYHKMGAKIPKGILFYGPPGTGKTLLAQALAGETDSSFFPASGSEFVEKYVGVGAKRVRSLFEKAKKTSPSIIFIDEIDAIGAKRTSESNNEKDQTLNQLLIEMDGFHSEQTIIVIGATNRLDLLDEALLRPGRFDRHIFIGNPDLRAREEILMVHTKNKPIDPSVNIKELAQRTHGLSGAHLSNIANEAAILAVRNNKSAIGIDEFNEAIEKVIAGLQRKNAVILDKEKRKVSFHEAGHALMGKILNCDLVSKVSIVPRGEALGYVMYAPEEDRYLTTTNELKNKIKVLLGGRCAEQLIFGEVSTGAKDDLKKANTIAYQMVCEYGMSNLKNRVFEPTLIRNCYPLIDKEIKKIIDECYEDAFQTLEKHSHLLSAIATELYKKETLTGQELENILKLNEQKYSLSI, encoded by the coding sequence GTGCACATACCTAGTGCATATAGATTTGTTTTAATTTTATTCTGTTTAAGCTTATTGATTGGCTATGTAAGATTAGACAAATCTGCTCAACTCGAACCTGTGCACATAAAAATGGATCGAGATGATAAACAAAACAAAAATATCAACAAACCTTCTATTCGTTTCAATGATGTTGCTGGTCTTGATGAAGTAAAAGAAGAATTATTTGAAATAATTGACTTCATTAAGCATCCCACTAAATATCACAAAATGGGTGCTAAAATTCCTAAAGGAATTTTATTTTATGGCCCTCCTGGAACAGGAAAAACATTACTGGCACAAGCTCTTGCAGGAGAAACAGATTCTAGCTTCTTTCCTGCTAGTGGTTCTGAATTCGTTGAAAAATATGTTGGTGTAGGAGCTAAAAGAGTAAGGTCTCTTTTTGAAAAAGCAAAAAAAACTTCTCCAAGTATAATATTTATTGACGAAATAGATGCAATTGGTGCTAAGAGAACCTCAGAAAGCAACAATGAAAAGGATCAAACCTTAAACCAACTTCTAATAGAAATGGATGGTTTTCATTCAGAACAGACCATTATTGTGATTGGTGCAACCAACCGATTGGATCTTTTAGACGAAGCTCTTTTAAGACCTGGTAGGTTTGATAGACACATATTTATAGGAAATCCTGACCTTCGTGCAAGAGAAGAAATCCTTATGGTGCATACAAAAAATAAACCTATTGACCCAAGTGTAAACATAAAGGAATTAGCCCAAAGAACCCATGGACTGTCAGGTGCCCATCTTTCTAATATCGCCAATGAAGCTGCAATACTCGCTGTAAGAAACAACAAATCAGCCATTGGTATAGACGAATTCAACGAAGCCATTGAAAAGGTTATTGCAGGACTTCAAAGAAAAAATGCTGTTATCCTAGATAAAGAAAAGCGAAAAGTATCCTTCCATGAAGCCGGTCATGCTTTAATGGGAAAAATACTAAACTGCGATTTGGTCTCAAAGGTATCTATTGTCCCTCGTGGTGAAGCTTTAGGATATGTTATGTATGCTCCTGAAGAAGATCGATACTTAACTACAACCAATGAGCTTAAAAATAAAATAAAAGTTTTACTAGGAGGCAGATGTGCAGAACAACTTATTTTTGGAGAAGTTTCAACAGGTGCAAAGGATGATTTAAAAAAAGCAAATACAATTGCCTATCAAATGGTTTGTGAATATGGGATGAGTAATTTAAAAAATCGTGTATTCGAACCAACTCTAATAAGAAATTGTTACCCTTTAATTGATAAAGAAATAAAAAAGATCATAGATGAATGCTATGAAGATGCATTTCAAACATTAGAAAAGCATAGCCATTTATTATCAGCAATAGCTACTGAACTATACAAAAAAGAAACACTTACTGGACAAGAATTAGAAAATATTTTAAAGCTTAATGAACAAAAATACAGCCTATCCATATAA
- a CDS encoding DUF445 domain-containing protein, which translates to MKLFVLAVVGAIIGWITNVLAIKFIFRPLKPINIPVLNMKIQGLIPKRKAELAKSVGEIVETELISMEEIIDKFIEDENKSEIIFNIKRKIKKIIDEKLPGFIPSAFKGMIESYIDEMIDKEADKAITELTEKLIHKATEKVKISKIIEEKINDFELEKLEEIVLCIAKKELKHIEILGAIIGCVIGFIQGIIIFMF; encoded by the coding sequence ATGAAATTATTTGTTCTAGCGGTAGTTGGTGCAATTATTGGATGGATTACAAATGTGTTAGCGATCAAATTTATTTTTAGACCTTTAAAGCCTATCAATATTCCTGTACTTAATATGAAAATACAGGGACTTATACCAAAAAGAAAAGCAGAGCTTGCTAAAAGTGTAGGAGAAATAGTAGAAACAGAGCTTATATCTATGGAAGAGATTATTGATAAGTTTATTGAAGATGAAAATAAAAGTGAGATTATTTTTAATATTAAAAGAAAAATAAAAAAAATTATAGATGAGAAGCTTCCAGGGTTTATTCCAAGTGCTTTTAAGGGAATGATTGAAAGTTATATTGATGAGATGATAGATAAAGAAGCAGATAAAGCGATTACTGAATTGACAGAAAAGCTCATTCATAAGGCTACAGAAAAAGTAAAAATTTCTAAAATTATTGAAGAGAAAATCAATGATTTTGAATTAGAAAAATTAGAAGAAATCGTACTTTGCATTGCAAAAAAAGAATTAAAGCACATAGAAATTTTAGGAGCTATCATTGGATGTGTAATAGGCTTTATTCAAGGAATTATCATATTTATGTTTTAA
- a CDS encoding sugar ABC transporter ATP-binding protein, which produces MTDQYVLEMKNIEKSYFGNKVLKGVSLSVKHGEIHALLGENGAGKSTLMNVLFGMPIIHSTGGFNGEVIINGEKVNIKSPKEAMKIGIGMVHQEFMLLAGFTLTENIKLNREITKDNPLSKIFGESLKILDFKKMNEDARKALDTLGMDIEEWAKVEGLPVGYMQFIEIAREIDKSNVKLLVFDEPTAVLTESEADNLMDAMKKIAASGIAILFITHRLDEVMEVADNITILRDGELVALRRKEETSVEELAELMVGRKIEVTTKSEGDGKKIENRDIILSMKNFKVDMPGEVVKGIDLEIKNGEILGIGGLAGQGKIGIANGIMGLYPSSGEVYIKGERLKLNNPSYALKSGLAFVSEDRRGVGLLLDASIEHNIAITTMQVRNKFLKKIAFFDQLDTKKIRQHALKMIKDLDIRCTGPMQITRRLSGGNQQKVCIARALTLEPDILFVSEPTRGIDIGAKKLVLEVLVKLNRELGMTIVMTSSELAELRAICDRIVIISEGEVEGIISPFASDRDFGLMMAGEYRKMHRKGAL; this is translated from the coding sequence ATGACAGATCAGTATGTACTTGAGATGAAAAATATAGAAAAATCATACTTTGGCAATAAAGTTCTAAAAGGGGTTAGCCTCTCTGTAAAACATGGGGAAATCCATGCATTATTAGGAGAGAATGGTGCAGGAAAATCAACTCTTATGAATGTATTATTTGGTATGCCAATTATACATTCGACAGGTGGTTTTAATGGAGAGGTTATTATTAATGGGGAAAAAGTAAATATAAAATCTCCTAAGGAAGCTATGAAAATTGGAATCGGTATGGTTCATCAAGAGTTTATGTTGCTTGCGGGCTTTACTTTGACAGAAAATATAAAGCTAAATAGAGAAATAACGAAGGATAATCCTCTTAGTAAAATATTTGGAGAGAGTTTGAAAATTTTGGATTTTAAAAAAATGAATGAAGATGCAAGAAAAGCATTAGATACTCTTGGAATGGATATAGAGGAATGGGCAAAGGTAGAAGGATTACCTGTTGGATATATGCAGTTTATTGAAATTGCAAGAGAAATTGATAAAAGCAATGTAAAACTTTTAGTTTTTGATGAACCTACTGCTGTTTTGACAGAAAGTGAAGCTGACAATTTAATGGATGCTATGAAAAAAATAGCAGCTTCAGGGATTGCTATTCTATTTATTACACACAGATTAGATGAAGTAATGGAGGTAGCAGACAATATAACTATTTTAAGAGACGGAGAGTTAGTTGCATTAAGGAGGAAAGAAGAAACAAGTGTAGAAGAACTTGCTGAACTTATGGTTGGAAGAAAGATTGAAGTTACTACTAAATCAGAAGGTGATGGTAAAAAAATTGAAAATAGAGATATAATTCTTTCGATGAAAAATTTCAAAGTAGATATGCCAGGAGAAGTAGTAAAAGGAATAGATCTAGAAATTAAAAATGGAGAAATACTAGGAATAGGAGGGTTAGCGGGTCAAGGAAAAATTGGAATTGCTAATGGGATTATGGGGCTTTATCCGTCAAGTGGAGAAGTATATATAAAAGGAGAAAGACTAAAGCTTAATAATCCAAGTTATGCTCTTAAAAGTGGATTAGCTTTTGTTTCAGAAGATAGAAGGGGTGTAGGTCTTTTGTTAGATGCTTCTATTGAACACAATATAGCAATAACAACAATGCAAGTAAGGAATAAGTTTTTAAAGAAAATTGCTTTTTTTGATCAATTAGATACTAAAAAAATTAGACAACATGCTTTAAAAATGATAAAGGATTTAGATATAAGATGTACAGGGCCTATGCAGATTACTAGAAGATTAAGTGGTGGTAATCAGCAAAAGGTTTGTATTGCAAGAGCATTAACATTAGAACCAGATATTTTGTTTGTTTCAGAACCTACTAGAGGAATAGATATTGGAGCAAAAAAGTTAGTATTAGAAGTGTTGGTAAAATTAAATAGAGAACTTGGAATGACTATTGTGATGACATCTAGTGAACTAGCAGAGCTTAGAGCCATTTGTGATAGGATTGTTATTATTTCTGAAGGAGAGGTTGAAGGGATTATTAGTCCGTTTGCAAGTGACAGAGATTTTGGTTTAATGATGGCGGGTGAATATCGTAAAATGCATAGAAAGGGGGCTTTATAG
- a CDS encoding DUF6873 family GME fold protein, with the protein MKCKLLNIPFLPKNKVKAVIVDGRVSDNFINNLKYMDINMIKTPYCKELYSAISYHPDILLHPINGKDVVVAPNVYDDLEKPLKKYGLNVIKGETVLRRNYPDNIAYNIGRVSNFAIHNLKYTDKVTLKLLEKSGVELIHVKQGYSKCSICIVNERAIITSDRGIAKTIEKYGIDTLVISPGYIDLTGLDYGFIGGASGLIAKNKIAFSGFLSHHPDYDRILEFLANYSVEPVFLENDKLKDIGSIIPILEMAY; encoded by the coding sequence ATGAAATGTAAATTATTAAATATACCGTTTTTACCTAAAAATAAAGTAAAAGCAGTAATTGTAGATGGTCGAGTATCGGATAATTTTATAAACAACTTAAAATATATGGATATAAATATGATAAAAACACCTTATTGTAAAGAGCTATATAGTGCAATCTCTTATCATCCAGATATCCTATTACATCCTATAAATGGAAAAGACGTGGTTGTAGCTCCAAATGTTTATGACGATTTAGAAAAACCTCTTAAAAAATATGGATTGAATGTAATCAAAGGAGAAACAGTTTTAAGGAGGAACTATCCAGATAATATTGCATATAATATAGGGAGAGTTTCTAATTTTGCTATACATAATTTAAAATATACAGATAAAGTTACCTTAAAATTACTTGAAAAAAGTGGTGTAGAGTTGATTCATGTAAAACAAGGATATTCAAAATGTTCAATCTGTATTGTGAATGAAAGAGCCATTATTACGTCGGACAGAGGAATTGCAAAAACTATCGAAAAATATGGAATAGATACTTTGGTAATATCTCCTGGATATATAGATCTTACTGGACTTGATTATGGGTTTATTGGAGGTGCTTCAGGACTTATTGCTAAAAATAAAATAGCATTTTCAGGGTTTTTATCACACCATCCTGATTATGATAGAATTTTAGAATTTTTAGCGAATTATAGTGTGGAACCAGTCTTTTTAGAAAATGATAAGCTCAAGGATATTGGCTCGATTATACCTATTTTAGAAATGGCATATTAA
- a CDS encoding helix-turn-helix domain-containing protein codes for MLNEIAEKIKTLRKNANFTLKDLSEKTGLSVSFLSQVENVSSSLAITSLKKIADAFGVPMTYFFKGMEIHNFHVKVQEQEPFKIEGSNSEFIRLSGDFADRMLEAMIVIIQGGQDHGHTYSHPGEEFVYIIEGALIVKIDNNEYLVKKGDSIHYPSTITHQWTNPLDTPVKVLSVLTPSIF; via the coding sequence ATGCTTAATGAAATAGCAGAAAAAATAAAGACACTAAGAAAAAATGCAAATTTTACACTAAAGGATTTGAGCGAAAAAACAGGGCTCTCAGTCAGTTTTCTTTCTCAAGTAGAAAATGTATCTTCTTCCCTTGCAATAACCTCTCTTAAAAAAATAGCCGATGCCTTTGGAGTTCCAATGACATATTTCTTCAAGGGCATGGAAATTCATAACTTCCATGTCAAAGTTCAAGAGCAGGAGCCTTTTAAAATAGAAGGTTCAAACTCTGAATTTATAAGACTAAGCGGAGACTTTGCAGACAGAATGCTTGAAGCTATGATAGTCATAATACAGGGTGGTCAAGACCACGGACACACCTACAGCCATCCTGGAGAAGAGTTCGTATACATAATAGAGGGAGCCCTCATAGTAAAAATAGATAACAATGAATATCTAGTAAAAAAAGGAGATTCAATACACTATCCATCTACAATAACTCACCAATGGACAAATCCTCTTGATACACCAGTAAAGGTTCTCTCAGTACTAACCCCTTCAATATTTTGA